One genomic window of Deltaproteobacteria bacterium HGW-Deltaproteobacteria-6 includes the following:
- a CDS encoding protein-glutamate O-methyltransferase yields the protein MIKRVCSSMSMNTFELKSSDFEKISRLVYEQCGIFLHEGKKELVKARLSKRLRAGGYKSFTDYYHYVTTEQGTEELISMIDSISTNLTSFFREESHFVRLRHILMSVLEKSGHRGSQNSFKIWSAGCSTGEEPYTLAITVAETIGQKHLETSILATDISTKVLRVAEAGIYAQDRTKGIAPPILKKYFQVGTGQSEGYVRIKSDLKKMITFKRFNLMESFHIQDTYDIIFCRNVMIYFDKKTQNVLVNKFYDSLKSGGYFFVGHSESLTGLKHQFNYVEPSVYLK from the coding sequence ATGATTAAAAGGGTGTGCTCATCCATGTCCATGAATACCTTTGAATTGAAAAGCAGCGACTTCGAAAAAATAAGTCGTCTCGTTTATGAACAATGCGGAATTTTTCTGCACGAAGGTAAGAAGGAGCTGGTCAAAGCGCGTTTGAGCAAACGACTTCGGGCAGGCGGCTATAAATCCTTTACCGATTATTACCATTATGTTACAACCGAGCAGGGTACGGAGGAGTTGATCTCGATGATTGACTCCATCTCAACAAACTTAACGTCTTTTTTCCGCGAGGAAAGCCATTTCGTAAGACTTCGCCACATTTTGATGTCCGTTCTGGAAAAATCCGGACACCGGGGATCTCAAAATAGCTTCAAAATCTGGTCCGCGGGATGTTCGACCGGAGAAGAACCCTATACGCTGGCGATTACGGTTGCGGAAACCATTGGGCAAAAACACCTGGAAACCTCCATTCTGGCAACGGATATTTCCACAAAGGTACTACGGGTTGCCGAAGCCGGTATTTATGCTCAGGATAGGACAAAAGGAATTGCACCGCCTATTTTGAAAAAGTATTTTCAAGTCGGAACAGGGCAGTCTGAAGGATATGTCCGTATTAAAAGTGATCTGAAAAAAATGATCACATTCAAACGTTTCAATCTGATGGAAAGTTTTCATATCCAAGATACATACGATATTATTTTCTGTCGTAATGTAATGATTTATTTTGATAAAAAAACTCAGAATGTTCTGGTAAACAAGTTCTACGATTCTCTGAAAAGTGGTGGATATTTTTTTGTCGGTCATTCGGAAAGCTTAACCGGTTTAAAGCATCAATTTAACTATGTTGAACCGAGCGTTTATTTAAAATAA
- a CDS encoding DNA-binding response regulator: MTNGKILVADDNEQSRETLKEILTEEGYKVKTVNDGQEGIKAFLEDAYDLIITDLRMPKVDGLEFLKYIKKANPDCIVIMITGHATVNAAVSAMQMGAFDFISKPIKDDLVKLSVNRAINFAKLRDENASLKENLKERQDFNKIIGYSDCMKKVFDTIEKVSNSDSTVLITGESGTGKELVAREIHFKSDRKNQPIIPVNCGAIPEDLLESELFGHEKGAFTGAIRNRIGRFELAQGGTIFLDEIGDMSPSLQVKVLRVIQEKQFERIGGVKTINVDIRIITATNQNLEKAVADKHFREDLFYRINVIPINLPPLRERGSDIQILANHFLVHFNKLKKKNIERITPEAINHLMRYNWPGNVRELQNLIEMLVVMKEEGEISVDDLPAKIRNTPSGNVGSGTIIFSEDGIDFNDHVSRLEKELLLKALKMSGGVKNRAAKLLNLNRTTLVEKLKRLNIANDWVD; this comes from the coding sequence ATGACAAACGGAAAAATTCTCGTTGCCGATGATAATGAACAAAGCAGGGAAACACTCAAAGAAATACTGACCGAAGAAGGTTATAAAGTCAAAACCGTCAATGATGGACAGGAAGGGATTAAAGCTTTCCTTGAAGATGCATACGACTTAATCATCACAGACCTGCGCATGCCAAAGGTGGACGGCCTGGAATTTCTCAAATACATTAAAAAAGCCAACCCTGACTGTATTGTTATCATGATTACCGGACACGCCACGGTTAATGCCGCCGTTTCCGCCATGCAAATGGGCGCTTTCGATTTTATATCCAAACCCATTAAAGATGACCTGGTCAAGTTATCCGTTAATCGCGCCATAAATTTTGCCAAGCTTCGCGATGAAAATGCTTCGTTGAAAGAAAACCTCAAGGAAAGACAGGATTTTAATAAAATCATCGGTTACAGTGACTGCATGAAAAAAGTTTTTGACACGATTGAGAAGGTGTCTAATTCCGACAGTACCGTGCTGATCACCGGTGAGAGCGGAACCGGCAAGGAACTGGTCGCCCGGGAGATTCATTTCAAGAGCGACCGTAAGAATCAACCGATCATCCCGGTTAACTGCGGCGCCATACCGGAAGACCTGCTCGAAAGTGAACTCTTCGGCCACGAAAAAGGTGCTTTTACCGGCGCGATCCGCAACCGCATAGGTCGATTTGAACTGGCTCAGGGCGGCACGATATTTCTCGATGAAATAGGCGATATGAGCCCCTCCCTTCAGGTGAAAGTTCTGCGTGTCATACAGGAAAAGCAGTTTGAACGGATTGGAGGCGTTAAAACCATCAACGTTGATATCCGCATTATCACCGCCACCAACCAAAATCTGGAAAAGGCAGTAGCTGACAAGCATTTCCGAGAGGATCTTTTCTACCGGATTAACGTTATTCCCATTAACCTGCCGCCTTTACGTGAACGCGGTTCTGATATCCAGATTCTCGCCAATCATTTTTTAGTGCATTTTAATAAGCTCAAAAAGAAAAATATTGAGCGCATCACGCCCGAGGCTATCAATCATTTGATGCGCTATAACTGGCCCGGCAATGTGCGGGAGCTGCAGAATTTGATCGAAATGCTTGTGGTCATGAAGGAGGAAGGCGAAATCTCTGTTGACGATTTGCCCGCGAAAATTCGCAACACTCCCAGTGGAAATGTCGGTTCAGGAACCATCATATTTTCTGAAGATGGCATTGACTTCAATGATCATGTCAGCCGTCTGGAGAAAGAGCTTCTGCTCAAAGCGCTGAAAATGAGCGGTGGCGTCAAAAACCGTGCAGCCAAACTGCTCAACCTCAATCGCACCACCCTGGTGGAAAAACTAAAGCGGTTAAATATCGCCAACGACTGGGTGGATTAA
- a CDS encoding alpha/beta hydrolase, producing MEASFQESRLKAGDAVELYVSRNIVEGSRAAVIIVHGLCEHSERYNYVASRFNACGYSVYRFDNRGHGRSGGERGYVDDFNEFIDDTEKVVELVNRENPKLPVFMLGHSLGGFIAAAYSIKYPGRLSGQVLSGAASMIQPMLAGLEGIDFSASPRAPIPNSLDDKVSRDPAVVRDYRNDPLNLKEFTTKLMSEALIRGARWLMDNHAAYTSACLILHGGDDQIVPHDLSAYFYENISSKDKELKIYDGLYHEIMNEPEKDKVLEDIHQWLEKRIRLLSCKP from the coding sequence ATGGAAGCAAGCTTTCAAGAGAGTCGGCTGAAAGCCGGAGACGCTGTGGAACTTTATGTTTCCAGGAACATCGTGGAGGGTTCCAGGGCAGCCGTTATTATTGTCCATGGACTCTGTGAACACTCCGAACGTTACAATTACGTGGCGTCCCGGTTCAATGCCTGCGGTTATTCAGTCTATCGCTTCGACAATCGCGGACATGGACGTTCAGGAGGCGAGCGCGGTTACGTGGACGATTTCAATGAATTCATCGATGATACTGAAAAGGTGGTTGAGCTGGTGAATCGGGAAAATCCGAAACTTCCCGTTTTTATGCTGGGGCACAGTCTGGGTGGTTTCATCGCTGCGGCGTACTCCATAAAATATCCCGGTCGTCTGTCCGGTCAGGTGCTTTCCGGGGCGGCAAGCATGATTCAACCCATGTTGGCCGGTTTGGAAGGAATTGATTTCAGTGCGTCACCCCGCGCGCCCATTCCCAATAGCCTGGACGATAAGGTCTCCCGTGATCCCGCTGTTGTGCGGGATTACCGGAATGATCCGCTTAATCTCAAAGAATTTACCACAAAATTGATGAGCGAAGCATTGATTCGCGGGGCTCGCTGGCTGATGGACAACCACGCCGCCTATACCTCTGCCTGCCTGATTCTGCATGGTGGAGACGATCAGATTGTTCCTCACGATTTATCTGCTTATTTTTATGAAAACATCTCATCAAAAGATAAAGAACTTAAAATTTACGACGGCCTTTATCACGAAATCATGAACGAACCGGAAAAGGATAAGGTGCTTGAAGATATTCACCAATGGCTTGAAAAAAGGATTCGATTGCTAAGTTGCAAGCCATGA
- the fusA gene encoding elongation factor G, translated as MAPKSKISRTRNIGIVAHIDAGKTTVSERILFYTGKSYKIGEVHDGEAVMDWMPQEQERGITITSAVTTCTWKNSEIHIIDTPGHVDFTIEVERSLRVLDGAVVVFCAVAGVEPQSETVWHQADKYGVPKIAFVNKMDRIGADYFHVVKMMRERFHSIPVPVQIPVGSEDTFRGIIDLINRKMLIWDESSQGAEYTTTEIPEEFAEAVADEREKMIETLADCDDDLADLYLAGEELSVAQINTALRRSTIALKIVPVMCGAALRNKGIQPILDAVVNYLPSPEDVPPVKGINPKTKQEEIRHSSDKEPLAALAFKIQLDEGRKLTYLRIYSGQIFANGEVYNVVKKKKEKIARLLQMHSNKRERIDKASAGELVAVLGLKETTTGDTLCDEAHPIILEQMEFYEPVISQAIEAKTPADQEKLAQALVKLTDEDPTLRVKYDDETAQTVISGMGELHLEIIVDRLLREFNARVNVGRPRVVYRETIQKPFEIESIFEKELGEKRHFGQVRIEIVPRKRGTGNEIVNQLPGEMIPVEYHEAIEEGIREAMMSGVLNSYPVIDVGVRLIGGAYRDGESSAQGYKIAAATAFRDGCLAADPVMLEPIMTVDIITPSEFMGDVIGDINARRGEIQAVNPKGPVSEIKAKVPLKAMFGYSTDLRSATQGRAVFTMIFGEYNKA; from the coding sequence ATGGCACCGAAATCCAAAATATCACGTACTCGCAATATTGGTATTGTCGCTCATATTGATGCGGGAAAAACAACCGTCAGTGAGAGAATCCTGTTTTATACAGGCAAGTCCTATAAAATAGGTGAAGTGCACGACGGGGAAGCCGTTATGGACTGGATGCCTCAGGAACAGGAAAGAGGCATCACCATTACGTCCGCGGTGACCACCTGTACCTGGAAAAATTCCGAAATTCATATTATTGACACCCCCGGACACGTAGATTTTACGATTGAAGTGGAGCGGTCCCTGCGCGTGCTGGATGGCGCAGTTGTCGTGTTTTGCGCCGTTGCGGGCGTCGAGCCGCAGTCGGAAACCGTCTGGCATCAGGCGGATAAATATGGCGTTCCCAAAATCGCTTTCGTCAACAAGATGGACCGTATCGGTGCCGATTATTTTCATGTCGTTAAAATGATGCGCGAACGTTTCCACTCGATTCCCGTGCCTGTTCAAATTCCGGTAGGCAGCGAAGATACATTTCGCGGGATCATTGATTTGATTAACCGGAAAATGTTGATTTGGGATGAGAGCTCTCAGGGCGCTGAATATACGACGACTGAGATACCTGAAGAGTTTGCGGAAGCCGTGGCGGATGAACGCGAAAAAATGATTGAAACACTGGCGGACTGTGACGACGATCTGGCGGATCTATATCTGGCCGGCGAGGAATTATCAGTTGCGCAAATTAACACGGCGTTGCGCAGGTCAACAATCGCTTTAAAAATCGTTCCGGTCATGTGCGGCGCAGCGCTTCGCAATAAGGGCATCCAGCCCATACTGGATGCTGTTGTAAATTATCTTCCGTCACCGGAAGATGTCCCTCCCGTCAAAGGCATCAACCCGAAAACAAAACAGGAAGAGATTCGCCATAGTTCGGATAAAGAACCGCTGGCGGCGCTGGCTTTTAAAATTCAGCTTGATGAAGGCCGCAAACTTACCTATCTGCGCATTTATTCCGGACAGATTTTCGCCAATGGCGAGGTATACAACGTCGTTAAAAAGAAGAAGGAAAAAATTGCCCGCCTTTTACAGATGCATTCCAATAAGCGGGAAAGAATTGATAAGGCGTCGGCGGGAGAACTTGTCGCTGTGCTGGGATTGAAGGAAACAACCACCGGCGATACTCTTTGCGATGAGGCCCATCCGATCATACTGGAGCAAATGGAATTTTATGAGCCGGTCATCAGCCAGGCTATTGAAGCCAAGACGCCGGCCGATCAGGAAAAGCTGGCACAGGCGCTGGTCAAACTGACCGATGAAGATCCGACGTTGCGCGTTAAGTACGATGACGAGACAGCACAGACTGTGATTTCCGGCATGGGCGAACTGCATCTGGAGATTATTGTGGATCGTCTGCTTCGCGAATTTAATGCCCGTGTTAATGTCGGCAGGCCGCGTGTTGTTTATCGGGAAACGATTCAGAAGCCTTTTGAAATTGAGAGTATCTTTGAAAAGGAATTGGGTGAGAAAAGGCATTTTGGACAGGTACGCATTGAAATTGTTCCCCGGAAACGAGGTACGGGAAACGAAATTGTTAATCAACTGCCCGGGGAGATGATCCCCGTCGAATACCATGAAGCGATAGAAGAAGGCATCCGGGAAGCGATGATGAGCGGCGTTCTCAACAGCTACCCGGTGATCGATGTTGGCGTCAGGTTAATCGGCGGCGCTTACCGCGACGGTGAATCTTCCGCACAGGGTTACAAAATTGCGGCGGCCACTGCGTTTCGTGACGGTTGCCTTGCCGCCGATCCCGTTATGCTGGAACCGATCATGACGGTGGATATTATCACTCCCAGCGAGTTTATGGGCGATGTCATCGGCGATATCAATGCCCGCCGGGGTGAAATTCAGGCGGTTAATCCCAAGGGACCGGTTTCTGAAATCAAAGCCAAGGTGCCGCTCAAAGCGATGTTTGGTTATTCCACGGACCTGCGTTCCGCCACACAGGGACGCGCTGTCTTTACGATGATTTTCGGAGAATATAATAAAGCATAG
- a CDS encoding rubrerythrin family protein, whose product MAKSIKGTKTEKNLLAAFAGESQARNRYTFFASAAKKEGYEQISRFFLETAENEKEHAKIFFKYLEGGEVEITAAFPAGVIADTKSNLEAAAAGENMEWTILYAQAAKVAIEEGFPEVARSFEQISKVEMFHEKRYRKLVENIVNSEVFQKKETTKWHCINCGYVYEGPEAPKECPACKHPQAYYESLAENY is encoded by the coding sequence ATGGCTAAATCGATTAAAGGAACGAAAACAGAAAAAAATCTACTGGCGGCTTTTGCCGGTGAGTCACAGGCAAGAAATCGCTATACATTTTTTGCGAGTGCCGCGAAAAAAGAAGGATATGAACAGATTTCCCGATTCTTTCTGGAAACTGCGGAAAATGAAAAAGAACACGCCAAAATTTTCTTTAAATACCTCGAGGGTGGTGAAGTTGAAATTACGGCGGCTTTTCCGGCAGGTGTTATTGCCGATACGAAAAGCAATCTGGAAGCGGCCGCCGCCGGTGAAAATATGGAATGGACAATCCTTTACGCCCAGGCAGCCAAAGTTGCCATTGAGGAAGGATTCCCGGAAGTAGCGCGTTCCTTCGAACAGATTTCCAAAGTCGAGATGTTTCATGAAAAAAGATATCGTAAGCTTGTCGAAAATATCGTCAACAGCGAAGTGTTTCAGAAAAAAGAGACAACCAAATGGCATTGCATCAATTGTGGTTATGTATATGAAGGTCCTGAAGCACCTAAGGAATGTCCGGCCTGCAAACATCCGCAGGCGTATTATGAATCATTAGCCGAGAATTATTAG
- a CDS encoding flavoredoxin codes for MKKSFGALTLVYPTPVWVIGTYDKEGKPDAATVAWGGVCSSKPPAVAISLRKSRYTYENIIDRQAFTVNIPSSAQVMIADYCGIVSGRSVDKFAAAKINAVKSDKVDAPYIQEFPMIVECKLIGQTDVGIHTHFIGEILDVKVDESMLGDGGLPDILKIDPVVYVPEKRDYHGIGKYLGKAFDAGKKLK; via the coding sequence ATGAAGAAATCTTTCGGCGCTTTAACGCTTGTTTATCCCACGCCCGTCTGGGTTATCGGCACGTATGATAAAGAAGGAAAGCCGGATGCGGCAACTGTGGCCTGGGGAGGCGTGTGCAGCTCAAAGCCTCCCGCTGTGGCCATTTCACTCAGAAAATCAAGGTACACGTATGAAAATATTATCGATCGCCAGGCTTTTACAGTTAATATCCCTTCATCTGCACAGGTGATGATTGCGGATTATTGTGGCATCGTATCCGGTAGGAGTGTTGATAAATTTGCAGCGGCAAAAATAAACGCCGTAAAAAGCGATAAGGTTGATGCTCCGTATATTCAAGAATTTCCCATGATTGTTGAATGTAAACTGATCGGGCAAACCGATGTCGGCATTCATACGCATTTTATCGGTGAAATACTGGATGTGAAGGTCGATGAATCGATGTTGGGCGATGGCGGATTGCCGGATATTTTAAAAATCGATCCGGTTGTTTACGTTCCGGAAAAGCGTGATTACCACGGCATCGGAAAATATCTGGGAAAAGCTTTTGATGCGGGCAAAAAACTGAAATAA
- a CDS encoding phosphohydrolase: protein MDSIADFLFEVGMLCKTPRSGYQFLGSGRESVAEHILRTVFIGYALCKLDASLDELRVLKMCILHDLPEARTGDMNYVNKKYVQVDEAKAVKELTEGLFFGDDIRMAIEEFNGKETKESQIARDADQIALILQLKEYGDLGNKYSDEWIKYALQRLSTDEGKKLSARIIQTDSSNWWFKDKSDWWINGNNR from the coding sequence ATGGATAGTATCGCTGATTTTTTATTTGAAGTAGGAATGCTTTGTAAGACACCGCGCAGCGGATACCAGTTTCTGGGCAGCGGCAGGGAATCGGTTGCGGAGCACATTTTGCGTACGGTATTTATCGGTTACGCTTTGTGTAAGTTGGATGCTTCTCTGGACGAACTGCGCGTGTTGAAAATGTGCATCCTGCATGATTTGCCGGAAGCACGCACCGGTGACATGAACTACGTTAATAAAAAATACGTTCAGGTTGATGAAGCCAAAGCCGTGAAGGAATTAACCGAAGGCCTTTTTTTCGGCGATGATATCCGGATGGCGATAGAAGAGTTTAACGGGAAAGAGACAAAAGAATCTCAAATTGCCCGTGATGCCGATCAGATCGCGCTGATTCTTCAGCTCAAGGAGTACGGCGATCTGGGCAACAAGTATTCCGATGAATGGATAAAGTACGCTTTGCAGAGGCTTTCCACCGATGAAGGTAAGAAACTGTCTGCCCGCATTATACAAACGGATTCCTCGAACTGGTGGTTTAAGGATAAAAGCGATTGGTGGATAAACGGAAACAACCGGTAA
- a CDS encoding DUF1385 domain-containing protein, producing MSCKPNPEDIAGGQAILEGVMMRHGTKIAAAVRRPDKEIVFQEREYVPLTKRYKPLGWMFIRGTISLFEMMIVGIQCLMFSAEVALSEEEVKPKGWEMYVSFVISFAIAIFFFIIVPAFFFTKIKFYIDSLILLNILEGCVRLGMFLCFLSATLLMPDMRRVYMYHGAEHKTVFAWEDGQELTVENVKKYSTRHPRCGTSFILFVMIVSILVFSLLGRPDFLHRILYKILLMPVIAGISYEAIRFTGKYGQFKLVQILSWPGLALQKITTREPNDDQIEVAIAAMKKVI from the coding sequence ATGAGCTGTAAACCAAATCCTGAAGACATCGCCGGTGGTCAGGCAATTCTCGAAGGCGTTATGATGCGTCATGGCACAAAAATCGCTGCGGCGGTGAGAAGGCCCGACAAGGAAATTGTTTTCCAGGAGCGCGAGTATGTTCCTTTGACCAAGCGATACAAACCACTGGGCTGGATGTTTATCCGGGGCACTATCAGTTTGTTTGAAATGATGATCGTCGGCATCCAGTGCCTGATGTTTTCCGCGGAGGTCGCCCTGTCCGAAGAGGAGGTTAAGCCGAAAGGCTGGGAAATGTATGTTTCTTTCGTCATCAGCTTTGCGATTGCCATTTTTTTCTTTATTATCGTTCCGGCTTTTTTCTTTACCAAGATTAAATTTTATATAGACAGCCTGATCCTTTTAAATATTCTGGAAGGCTGCGTCCGCCTCGGCATGTTTTTATGCTTTCTTTCCGCCACACTGTTGATGCCGGACATGCGTCGCGTCTATATGTATCACGGCGCAGAGCATAAAACCGTTTTTGCCTGGGAAGACGGCCAAGAGTTGACTGTTGAAAATGTTAAAAAATACTCTACCCGCCACCCCCGTTGCGGCACCAGCTTTATTCTTTTTGTAATGATCGTTTCCATTCTCGTCTTTTCTCTGCTGGGGCGTCCGGACTTTCTGCACCGGATCCTTTATAAGATTCTGCTGATGCCGGTCATTGCGGGAATTTCTTACGAGGCGATCCGTTTTACCGGGAAATACGGCCAATTCAAGCTGGTGCAGATTCTAAGCTGGCCGGGGCTTGCCCTGCAGAAGATCACCACCCGTGAACCGAATGATGACCAAATTGAAGTCGCCATTGCCGCCATGAAAAAAGTAATTTAA
- a CDS encoding tRNA 4-thiouridine(8) synthase ThiI, with translation MVKAIALLSGGLDSILAVKLVQSQNIHVIGFTCTTPFFNAVKAQAAADQIHLPLMIADITDEHLQMLKSPRYGYGKNMNPCIDCHTLMLNIAGRKMEEIGADFLVTGEVMGQRPMSQTKQSLGVVAKNSGYADYILRPLSAQLLEPVKAEREGKIDRSKLLAVSGRGRKDQMRLAEEFGIRHYPAPAGGCLLTDPIFSRRLRDLMSHSDDRQIRDYELLKHGRHFRIEDIGKIIVGRNKADNEALQKLSLAEDLICNMVNTPGPCVLAPYGDEAAIATAAALCVRYSDAPDNTEADVACQHQNRSVTIKARAIPKDKSERWII, from the coding sequence ATGGTAAAAGCAATAGCCCTTTTGTCCGGCGGACTGGACAGCATCTTAGCCGTCAAGCTTGTTCAAAGTCAAAACATTCATGTAATCGGGTTTACCTGTACAACCCCTTTCTTTAATGCCGTCAAGGCACAGGCGGCAGCCGATCAGATCCATTTGCCCCTGATGATTGCGGATATCACAGACGAACATCTGCAAATGCTCAAGTCTCCCCGCTATGGATACGGTAAAAACATGAACCCCTGCATTGACTGTCATACACTGATGCTGAATATTGCCGGCAGAAAAATGGAGGAAATCGGCGCTGACTTTCTCGTGACCGGCGAAGTTATGGGCCAACGCCCCATGTCGCAGACCAAACAGTCCCTCGGTGTCGTCGCAAAAAACTCGGGTTACGCCGACTACATTTTGCGGCCTCTTTCCGCGCAACTGCTTGAACCCGTTAAAGCCGAAAGAGAGGGGAAAATTGACCGCTCAAAACTTCTGGCTGTTTCAGGGCGGGGACGCAAAGATCAAATGCGTCTCGCGGAAGAATTCGGCATCCGTCACTACCCGGCGCCTGCCGGCGGCTGCCTGCTGACGGATCCGATTTTTTCCCGCCGTCTGCGCGACCTGATGTCTCATTCCGATGACCGGCAGATTCGCGACTATGAACTGCTTAAACACGGACGGCACTTTCGCATTGAAGACATCGGTAAAATTATTGTCGGCAGAAACAAAGCCGACAATGAAGCCTTACAGAAACTTTCGCTGGCTGAAGACCTGATCTGCAACATGGTCAATACTCCCGGCCCCTGCGTGCTGGCGCCTTACGGCGATGAAGCGGCAATCGCCACAGCCGCCGCGCTCTGCGTCCGTTATTCCGATGCACCGGACAATACCGAAGCCGATGTCGCCTGTCAGCATCAAAACAGATCCGTCACCATTAAGGCAAGGGCTATTCCGAAAGACAAATCCGAACGCTGGATCATTTAA
- a CDS encoding DUF4301 domain-containing protein, whose product MKKTYSFTKNDILQIRGLGLTPSDVHQQLEVYRRGSNYLKLIRPCAHNDGIRSFTSAERKHLLKVYDEEAARLKILKFVPASGAASRMFAEWFSAAKQDTSGSDGRRSFFADLKKMPFISMLQKDEATRRMLKHKDVKALLEYILSADGLRFGWLPKALIPFHAYPSGEVRTALEEHLGEAASIVTGNGKICNLHFTISTEHVKAVRALLRRVIPVYEKRCRVRFKVGLSVQSPATSIVAVDENNLPFRDDNGRLVFRPGGHGALLKNLQNLNADLIFVKNIDNIAPDALQKKILPYKKMLGGLALQLRQSVFAMLKHLEKGQCSDRELQAMAEFCRFEFHAGILKGYTKLSQQEKKKRIFAHLNRPLRVCGMVRNVGEPGGGPFWVLEKDKSQTLQIVELPHVDHGTTTQAGIWSRASYFNPVDMVCCAKNYLGEKFDLAGYVNEDAYLISHKTEKGRRLKAQEMPGLWNGGMAYWNTVFVELPLVVFNPVKTVYDLLRREHRGGNAIK is encoded by the coding sequence ATGAAAAAAACATATTCTTTCACCAAAAATGATATCTTGCAGATCAGGGGGCTCGGCTTAACGCCGTCTGACGTTCATCAACAGCTGGAAGTCTACCGGCGTGGTTCAAACTATCTGAAACTCATTCGTCCCTGCGCTCATAATGATGGAATTCGATCTTTTACATCTGCAGAGCGGAAACATTTGCTTAAAGTGTATGATGAAGAGGCTGCTCGGCTCAAAATATTGAAATTTGTACCGGCGTCGGGTGCGGCCAGCCGGATGTTCGCAGAATGGTTTTCCGCAGCGAAGCAGGATACGTCAGGCAGCGATGGCCGCCGGTCTTTCTTTGCCGATTTGAAAAAAATGCCATTCATCTCAATGCTTCAGAAAGACGAAGCGACTCGCCGGATGCTCAAGCACAAAGACGTTAAGGCATTGCTGGAGTATATTCTTTCTGCAGACGGACTCCGTTTTGGATGGCTGCCCAAAGCGCTTATCCCTTTTCATGCCTATCCATCCGGTGAAGTAAGGACGGCGCTGGAAGAACATCTTGGAGAGGCTGCAAGCATCGTGACCGGTAACGGAAAAATCTGCAATCTGCATTTTACCATTTCAACAGAGCACGTCAAAGCAGTCAGGGCATTGCTCAGACGGGTTATTCCAGTATATGAAAAACGCTGCCGCGTTCGATTCAAGGTTGGATTGTCCGTGCAGTCTCCGGCCACAAGTATTGTGGCTGTCGATGAAAACAATCTGCCGTTTCGGGATGACAATGGTCGTCTGGTTTTTCGACCCGGCGGACATGGCGCTTTGCTTAAAAACCTCCAGAATTTAAACGCCGATCTTATCTTTGTCAAAAACATCGATAATATTGCACCTGATGCGCTGCAAAAGAAAATATTGCCTTATAAGAAAATGCTGGGAGGTCTGGCCTTGCAATTGCGGCAGTCAGTCTTTGCGATGTTGAAGCATCTGGAAAAAGGTCAATGCAGCGACCGTGAGCTGCAAGCCATGGCGGAATTCTGCCGTTTTGAATTTCATGCGGGTATTTTAAAGGGATATACAAAGTTGTCGCAGCAAGAAAAAAAGAAAAGGATATTTGCGCATTTGAACCGTCCGTTGCGTGTTTGCGGGATGGTGAGGAATGTCGGAGAACCCGGCGGGGGGCCCTTCTGGGTTCTGGAAAAAGACAAATCGCAAACACTGCAAATTGTCGAATTGCCTCATGTCGATCACGGCACGACGACACAGGCGGGCATCTGGTCGCGGGCTTCGTATTTTAATCCGGTCGATATGGTTTGTTGTGCGAAGAATTATCTCGGAGAAAAATTTGATCTGGCCGGTTACGTGAATGAGGATGCTTATTTAATCAGTCACAAAACGGAAAAGGGACGACGCCTCAAGGCACAGGAGATGCCGGGGTTGTGGAATGGCGGCATGGCATACTGGAACACGGTCTTTGTAGAGCTTCCGCTTGTGGTATTTAATCCAGTCAAAACGGTTTACGATCTTTTGCGCCGAGAGCACAGAGGCGGCAATGCCATTAAATGA